A single window of Caldimicrobium thiodismutans DNA harbors:
- a CDS encoding indolepyruvate oxidoreductase subunit beta, with translation MAKETNNILLSGTGGQGIILASRMIALCALKSDFDVKESEIHGMAQRGGSVIGQIRFGKRVYSPTIPAGSAELMLALEELEALRYLHYLKEKATIILNRKQIPPAGFDPSQYPQDIPERIKNKGFRVIEIDAEEVAKNLGSSKVENTILLGVLSLFLPFKEAIWKEVIKEAVPGKFLELNLKAFEEGVRLGKELLQSH, from the coding sequence ATGGCAAAGGAGACGAACAATATTTTGCTTTCAGGAACAGGAGGTCAAGGGATTATTCTTGCCAGCCGGATGATTGCTCTTTGTGCCCTAAAAAGTGATTTTGATGTTAAGGAAAGTGAAATTCACGGAATGGCACAAAGGGGAGGCTCAGTTATTGGTCAGATTCGCTTTGGAAAAAGGGTATATTCACCTACTATACCAGCTGGTTCTGCTGAGCTTATGCTTGCCCTTGAAGAGCTTGAGGCCCTGAGATATCTTCATTATCTTAAGGAAAAAGCCACCATTATTTTGAACCGCAAGCAGATTCCTCCTGCAGGATTTGATCCTTCTCAGTATCCTCAAGATATTCCTGAGAGGATTAAAAATAAAGGGTTTCGGGTCATTGAAATTGATGCAGAAGAGGTGGCTAAAAATCTGGGCAGTTCCAAAGTAGAAAATACCATTCTTCTTGGTGTTTTATCCCTCTTTCTCCCTTTTAAAGAGGCTATCTGGAAAGAGGTTATAAAAGAGGCTGTCCCAGGGAAATTTCTGGAACTGAATCTCAAAGCCTTTGAGGAGGGAGTTCGCCTTGGAAAGGAGTTATTACAATCCCATTGA